GCCCTGCTCGGCGGCGTGAGCAACGGTCCCTTCTACGAGATGAAGCGGAACCCCGACCGCGTGCTCGAGGCCGACCGGCTCACGCGCATCTCGTACCTCGTCGGGATCTTCAAGGCCCTTCACATCCTGCACTCGCCGGCCCTGGCCGACGAGTGGGTGCACCTGCCGAACCGCCATCCCATCTTCGGCGGCCAGACGCCGCTGGCCTATCTGGTTCGCGGCGGGCTGCCCGCCATGCAGACGGTGCGTCGGCTGCTCGACGCGCGCCGCGCGGGCTGATGACGCTCCCGCCGGCCAGGCTCGTCAGGCAGTTCGACACGCACCGCCTGATCCCGTCGCGGTACGCACCCGACGGCGACAGCGTCCTCGTCGCCCTGGCCGACGACGATCGGCACCTCCAGGCGATCTTCGAGCTCGACGCGGCCACCAACGACCGGCTGCTGGCGGGCCAGGGGCTGTTGCCTGGCATCGGCCCCGAAGAGCTCGTCTTCGCCGTGCCGAACGCGGCCAT
The window above is part of the Acidobacteriota bacterium genome. Proteins encoded here:
- a CDS encoding DUF2384 domain-containing protein — its product is MTQALHYPDSRYRTDAPPDLGARAERERLSTPALKAFFNLVARWKVRDEDARALLGGVSNGPFYEMKRNPDRVLEADRLTRISYLVGIFKALHILHSPALADEWVHLPNRHPIFGGQTPLAYLVRGGLPAMQTVRRLLDARRAG